The proteins below come from a single Micromonospora citrea genomic window:
- a CDS encoding CapA family protein, with translation MPDLALFLGGDVMTGRGVDAILPAPGPSELREPAVRDARGYVDLAEAAAGPVPRPAPAHWPWGEALDLLDALRPDVRVVNLETAVTGQGEHAPAKAVHYRMHPGNLPCLTAARLDVCALANNHSLDFGPVGLADTLDALAGAGIATAGAGRDAGSAWEPARVPLAGGRRLLVWSVAAPSSGVPPAWAAAADAPGVAYLPEVSAASADALAGRIAAVAGPGDRVLVSVHWGSNWGYEVPPGHVDFAHRLVDAGVDVVHGHSSHHPRPVEVHRDRLILYGCGDLVDDYEGIGGQESYRPELRLLWLPVLDAATGALRRLRAAPVRMRRMRLERAAPGEARWLADLLGGFGPPFAAAGVDPDGLLTLRPR, from the coding sequence ATGCCCGACCTGGCGCTCTTCCTCGGCGGCGACGTGATGACCGGCCGGGGCGTGGACGCGATCCTGCCCGCACCGGGCCCGTCCGAGCTGCGCGAGCCGGCCGTCCGGGACGCGCGCGGCTACGTCGACCTGGCCGAGGCCGCCGCCGGCCCCGTCCCGCGCCCCGCGCCGGCGCACTGGCCGTGGGGCGAGGCGCTCGACCTGCTCGACGCGCTGCGCCCCGACGTGCGGGTGGTCAACCTGGAGACCGCGGTGACCGGCCAGGGCGAGCACGCCCCGGCCAAGGCCGTCCACTACCGGATGCACCCGGGGAACCTGCCCTGCCTCACCGCGGCCCGGCTGGACGTCTGCGCGCTGGCGAACAACCACAGCCTCGACTTCGGGCCGGTCGGGCTCGCCGACACCCTCGACGCGCTGGCCGGCGCCGGCATCGCCACCGCCGGCGCCGGGCGGGACGCCGGGTCGGCCTGGGAGCCCGCCCGGGTGCCTCTCGCAGGCGGCCGCCGCCTGCTGGTCTGGTCGGTCGCCGCGCCGTCCAGCGGCGTGCCCCCGGCCTGGGCGGCCGCCGCCGACGCGCCGGGGGTGGCGTACCTGCCGGAGGTGTCGGCCGCGTCGGCGGACGCGCTGGCCGGGCGGATCGCCGCCGTGGCCGGGCCCGGCGACCGGGTCCTGGTCTCCGTGCACTGGGGCTCCAACTGGGGGTACGAGGTGCCGCCCGGGCACGTCGACTTCGCCCACCGGCTGGTCGACGCCGGCGTGGACGTGGTGCACGGCCACTCGTCGCACCACCCGCGCCCGGTCGAGGTCCACCGCGACCGCCTGATCCTCTACGGCTGCGGCGATCTGGTCGACGACTACGAGGGGATCGGCGGGCAGGAGTCGTACCGGCCCGAGCTGCGGCTGCTCTGGTTGCCCGTCCTCGACGCGGCGACCGGGGCGCTGCGGCGGCTGCGCGCGGCCCCGGTGCGGATGCGCCGGATGCGGCTGGAGCGGGCCGCGCCGGGGGAGGCCCGCTGGCTGGCCGACCTGCTGGGCGGCTTCGGCCCGCCGTTCGCCGCCGCCGGCGTCGACCCCGACGGGCTGCTGACCCTCCGCCCGCGCTGA
- a CDS encoding ABC transporter ATP-binding protein: protein MSDPGLALAGVSAAYRGATVLHEVDLAVARGELLVVLGPSGAGKSTVLRVVAGLEPVTAGRVRIAGRDVTGERPGRRNVSMVFQSYALFPHLSVAENIAFGLEVRDTPRAVARERARAAAETVGCAGLLDRRPAQLSGGERQRVALARALVREPDVFLLDEPLSNLDQALRVQMRAELRALHDRLGATMVHVTHDQTEALVLADRIAVLRDGRIEQVGTPDEIWRTPATTFVARFVGSPAMNLLPADGPLRPGGDPPPGVEAGGMRIGFRPEAVTLDAADGTDATVDRVEVVGEDAYAYLTLAAGHPVVARVPAARRPGRGAAVRVAVHWPDVHVFHADSGRRYAP, encoded by the coding sequence GTGAGCGACCCTGGCCTCGCCCTGGCCGGGGTCTCGGCCGCGTACCGGGGCGCGACCGTGCTGCACGAGGTGGACCTGGCCGTCGCCCGGGGCGAGCTGCTGGTGGTGCTCGGCCCGTCGGGCGCCGGCAAGTCGACCGTGCTGCGGGTCGTCGCCGGCCTCGAGCCGGTCACCGCCGGCCGCGTCCGCATCGCCGGGCGCGACGTCACCGGCGAGCGTCCGGGCCGGCGCAACGTGTCGATGGTGTTCCAGTCGTACGCGCTCTTCCCGCACCTGAGCGTCGCCGAGAACATCGCGTTCGGCCTCGAGGTGCGCGACACGCCCCGCGCCGTCGCCCGGGAGCGGGCGCGGGCGGCGGCCGAGACGGTCGGCTGCGCCGGGCTGCTGGACCGGCGGCCCGCGCAGCTCTCCGGCGGCGAACGGCAGCGGGTGGCGCTGGCCCGGGCGCTGGTGCGCGAGCCGGACGTGTTCCTGCTCGACGAGCCGCTGTCCAACCTCGACCAGGCGCTGCGGGTGCAGATGCGCGCCGAGCTGCGCGCCCTGCACGACCGACTGGGCGCCACCATGGTCCACGTCACCCACGACCAGACCGAGGCGCTGGTGCTCGCCGACCGGATCGCCGTGCTGCGCGACGGTCGCATCGAGCAGGTCGGCACCCCCGACGAGATCTGGCGCACCCCGGCCACCACCTTCGTCGCCCGCTTCGTCGGCTCCCCGGCGATGAACCTGCTCCCGGCGGACGGCCCGCTGCGCCCGGGCGGCGACCCGCCACCCGGCGTCGAGGCCGGGGGAATGCGGATCGGCTTCCGGCCCGAGGCGGTCACCCTCGACGCCGCCGACGGCACGGACGCCACCGTCGACCGGGTCGAGGTGGTCGGCGAGGACGCGTACGCGTACCTGACCCTCGCCGCCGGGCACCCCGTCGTCGCCCGGGTGCCCGCCGCCCGCCGGCCCGGGCGCGGCGCGGCGGTACGCGTCGCCGTCCACTGGCCCGACGTGCACGTCTTCCACGCCGACTCCGGCCGCCGGTACGCCCCGTGA
- a CDS encoding polyketide antibiotic transporter, which produces MTATALAATGHRPAQAGAGRAVTRLAVRQVRRGAAVVFAVTVGMSTLVATTYTRTVGDGLDAAALAALARNPAVRTLFGEPAALDTAGGFTVWRTGTVLAVVLSVWGLLATTRVTRGEEAAGRWDLLLAGRSGPAAVLGRHLAVLATVAALTGAALAAALVAAGTPARGAVLHGAGLALVTTVAVAAAGLAAQVFPTRAAATGATLTFLGVGLLARMVGDGVTPLGWLRWLPPYGPLALTRPYQADRVSPLIVLALTTVVLCAGAFTLAVRRDVRDGLVAPAAGRPPRLRLLRSVESFAVRRMLRPLAGWSAGVGAYFLLIGALAVSLTEFLADNARFADLAAQAGFAGLGTVHGYVASLFALLAVPVGAFTAVRLAAFAAAETDGRLTLLHAGTLSRARLLAAEVATTTVGAAALVTVAGAATWLGAAVVDADLSLPAALAGTWNVLPVALLSLGSAVLALGRAPRGVAALGMLPSAGGFLLTVVADSTGAPAWVGRLSPYAHLADVPQTAPNWPATAVMVALAGTAVAVGTCGYRRRDVRA; this is translated from the coding sequence ATGACCGCCACCGCCCTGGCGGCGACCGGCCACCGCCCCGCGCAGGCCGGGGCCGGGCGCGCCGTCACCCGCCTGGCCGTACGCCAGGTGCGTCGCGGCGCCGCCGTCGTGTTCGCCGTGACGGTGGGGATGTCGACGCTGGTCGCCACCACGTACACCAGGACCGTCGGGGACGGCCTCGACGCGGCCGCGCTCGCCGCCCTGGCCCGCAATCCCGCGGTCCGGACGCTGTTCGGCGAGCCGGCCGCCCTCGACACCGCCGGTGGTTTCACCGTCTGGCGGACCGGCACCGTCCTCGCCGTCGTGCTGTCGGTCTGGGGCCTGCTCGCGACCACCCGCGTCACCCGGGGCGAGGAGGCGGCCGGGCGGTGGGACCTCCTGCTCGCGGGCCGGTCGGGGCCGGCGGCGGTGCTCGGCCGGCACCTCGCGGTGCTGGCGACCGTGGCGGCCCTGACCGGGGCCGCGCTCGCGGCGGCGCTCGTCGCGGCCGGCACCCCGGCCCGGGGAGCCGTCCTGCACGGCGCCGGCCTGGCGCTGGTCACCACGGTGGCCGTCGCGGCGGCGGGCCTCGCCGCCCAGGTCTTCCCCACCCGGGCCGCGGCGACCGGGGCCACGCTGACGTTCCTCGGTGTCGGGCTGCTCGCCCGCATGGTCGGCGACGGCGTCACCCCGCTCGGCTGGCTGCGGTGGCTGCCGCCGTACGGGCCGCTGGCCCTCACCCGCCCCTACCAGGCCGACCGGGTGTCGCCCCTGATCGTGCTCGCGCTCACCACCGTGGTGTTGTGCGCCGGCGCGTTCACCCTGGCGGTGCGGCGGGACGTCCGCGACGGGCTGGTCGCTCCCGCCGCCGGCCGCCCGCCCCGCCTGCGGCTGCTCCGCTCGGTGGAGTCCTTCGCCGTGCGGCGGATGCTGCGGCCACTCGCCGGCTGGTCGGCCGGCGTCGGGGCGTACTTCCTGCTGATCGGCGCGCTGGCGGTCTCCCTGACCGAGTTCCTCGCCGACAACGCACGCTTCGCCGACCTCGCCGCGCAGGCGGGTTTCGCCGGCCTCGGCACCGTCCACGGGTACGTCGCCAGCCTGTTCGCCCTGCTCGCCGTGCCGGTCGGCGCCTTCACGGCCGTCCGGCTCGCCGCGTTCGCGGCCGCGGAGACCGACGGACGCCTGACCCTGCTCCACGCCGGGACGCTCTCGCGCGCCCGCCTGCTCGCCGCCGAGGTCGCCACCACCACGGTCGGCGCGGCGGCGCTCGTCACCGTCGCCGGCGCGGCGACGTGGCTCGGTGCGGCGGTGGTCGACGCGGATCTGTCGCTGCCCGCCGCGCTCGCCGGCACCTGGAACGTCCTGCCCGTCGCGCTGCTCAGCCTCGGGTCGGCGGTGCTGGCCCTCGGCCGGGCGCCGCGCGGGGTGGCGGCCCTGGGCATGCTGCCGAGCGCCGGCGGGTTCCTGCTCACCGTCGTCGCCGACAGCACCGGCGCGCCGGCCTGGGTCGGCCGGCTCTCGCCGTACGCGCACCTCGCGGACGTGCCCCAGACGGCGCCGAACTGGCCCGCGACGGCCGTCATGGTCGCGCTCGCGGGCACGGCCGTCGCCGTCGGCACCTGCGGATACCGGCGTCGGGACGTGCGGGCGTAG
- a CDS encoding cation:proton antiporter: MLLLSFAAVLLAAVLVSALAHRTILSTAALFLVAGFLLGEDTGGVLHLRADSPIVAELAELALFAVLFTDGMRVGWADLRSAWRLPGRALGWGLPLTLLVTAVLAHYVAGLDWPEALLVGAVLAPTDPVFAAALVGNDKVPARLRHLLNVESGVNDGLALPFVVVLLAVAAGSDDLHLGELAGELAVGLLIGVLVPLLAIALERTRWFAASTAYAPLNGMAIGLLVLALGKATHGNLFLAAFAAGITVATFGPRQRAAFEHFGENVAELLKLAALLVFGALISVEFLGEISWTGWVFAVLAIVVARPVALWISFAGSGLGLREQAAAMWFGPKGFASVVYGLLVLESGIAAADEVFHLVALTVVISILAHSSTDVVVARAFDDAREAPAWHGVLHRIRRARRSAAPPAQPADRTAVTGRRPPEQGPVTTDGAGEERS; encoded by the coding sequence GTGCTGCTGCTGTCCTTCGCCGCCGTCCTGCTGGCTGCCGTCCTCGTGTCGGCGCTGGCCCACCGCACGATCCTGTCCACGGCGGCGCTGTTCCTGGTCGCCGGCTTCCTGCTGGGCGAGGACACCGGCGGCGTGCTGCACCTGCGGGCCGACTCGCCGATCGTGGCCGAGCTGGCGGAGCTGGCCCTGTTCGCCGTGCTGTTCACCGACGGCATGCGGGTGGGCTGGGCCGACCTACGCTCGGCGTGGCGGTTGCCCGGTCGGGCGTTGGGCTGGGGCCTGCCGCTGACCCTGCTGGTGACGGCGGTGCTGGCGCACTACGTGGCCGGTCTCGACTGGCCCGAGGCGCTGCTGGTCGGGGCCGTCCTCGCCCCGACCGACCCGGTGTTCGCCGCCGCGCTGGTCGGCAACGACAAGGTTCCGGCGCGCTTGCGGCACCTGCTCAACGTGGAGTCCGGCGTCAACGACGGCCTCGCCCTGCCGTTCGTGGTGGTGCTCCTGGCGGTGGCGGCCGGCTCGGACGACCTGCACCTGGGGGAGTTGGCCGGAGAACTGGCGGTCGGGCTGCTGATCGGGGTCCTGGTGCCGCTGCTGGCGATCGCGCTGGAGCGGACCCGCTGGTTCGCCGCGTCGACGGCCTACGCCCCGTTGAACGGGATGGCGATCGGCCTGCTGGTGCTGGCGCTGGGCAAGGCGACCCACGGCAACCTGTTCCTGGCGGCGTTCGCCGCCGGGATCACCGTGGCCACCTTCGGGCCGCGGCAGCGGGCGGCGTTCGAGCACTTCGGGGAGAACGTCGCCGAGCTGCTGAAGCTGGCGGCGCTGCTGGTGTTCGGGGCGCTGATCTCGGTGGAGTTCCTCGGGGAGATCTCCTGGACGGGCTGGGTGTTCGCCGTGCTGGCGATCGTGGTCGCCCGGCCGGTCGCGTTGTGGATCTCGTTCGCCGGGTCGGGACTCGGGCTGCGCGAGCAGGCCGCCGCCATGTGGTTCGGGCCGAAGGGCTTCGCCTCGGTGGTCTACGGTCTGCTGGTGCTGGAGTCCGGCATCGCCGCCGCCGACGAGGTGTTCCACCTGGTCGCCCTGACGGTCGTCATCTCGATCCTGGCGCACTCCTCCACCGACGTCGTGGTGGCCCGGGCCTTCGACGACGCCCGCGAGGCGCCGGCCTGGCACGGGGTGCTGCACCGGATCCGGCGGGCCCGGCGGTCGGCGGCCCCGCCGGCGCAACCCGCGGACCGCACGGCGGTCACCGGCCGCCGACCGCCCGAGCAGGGCCCGGTCACCACGGACGGGGCCGGCGAGGAGCGGTCCTGA
- a CDS encoding GNAT family N-acetyltransferase has protein sequence MEFEVRRIGPESTVGAADVLADAFDGYPWTAWTVAADRHRERLAAMFAGTVEAVGLPYGDVWAAVGPDGRPAAVAVWLRPDRPVPDEVWAGVAARDAELAGDRHVAMSAADAACAPLRSPEPAFLLATVGVRRADQGRGLGGRVLLPGLAEADRAGLPAVLETSSEGNVRFYRRLGFAVTGQVRVPDGGPRVWAMRRPAGRAAAAERA, from the coding sequence ATGGAGTTCGAGGTACGCCGGATCGGGCCGGAGTCGACCGTCGGGGCGGCGGACGTGCTCGCCGACGCCTTCGACGGGTATCCCTGGACGGCCTGGACGGTGGCGGCGGACCGGCACCGGGAAAGGCTGGCGGCGATGTTCGCCGGCACCGTCGAGGCGGTCGGGCTGCCCTACGGGGACGTGTGGGCGGCGGTGGGTCCCGACGGCCGGCCGGCGGCGGTGGCGGTGTGGCTGCGCCCGGACCGGCCGGTCCCGGACGAGGTCTGGGCCGGCGTCGCCGCGCGCGACGCGGAGCTGGCCGGCGACCGGCACGTGGCGATGTCGGCCGCCGACGCGGCCTGCGCCCCGCTGCGGTCGCCCGAGCCGGCGTTCCTGCTCGCCACCGTCGGCGTGCGCCGCGCCGACCAGGGCCGGGGGCTGGGCGGCCGGGTGCTGCTGCCCGGCCTGGCGGAGGCGGACCGCGCCGGCCTGCCGGCGGTGCTGGAGACGTCGTCGGAGGGAAACGTGCGGTTCTACCGGCGGCTCGGGTTCGCCGTGACCGGGCAGGTCCGGGTGCCCGACGGCGGTCCCCGTGTGTGGGCGATGCGCCGGCCGGCCGGGCGGGCCGCTGCCGCCGAGCGGGCGTGA
- a CDS encoding GntR family transcriptional regulator, whose amino-acid sequence MTHPSSPGRATAGRTTAPSAADRAYRHLKRAILEQIHPGGSLVTEGEIAEATGVSRTPVREALLRLEAEGLVKLYPKRGALIRPVSAREVTDVIEARRLVELHAAERVWPRRRELRDHLAARLAEMRAAHAAGDLTALMEADRAFHATVVDAAGNEILAELYQRLRDRQLRMGEASFRLSPGWAETALAEHADQLAALDSDDPRRWLAAVAAHIDKAAHVLRALR is encoded by the coding sequence ATGACGCATCCCTCCTCGCCGGGCCGGGCCACCGCCGGCCGGACGACCGCGCCGTCGGCCGCCGACCGCGCCTACCGCCACCTCAAGCGGGCGATCCTGGAGCAGATCCACCCGGGCGGGTCGCTGGTGACCGAGGGGGAGATCGCCGAGGCCACCGGGGTGTCCCGCACCCCGGTACGCGAGGCGCTGCTGCGCCTGGAGGCCGAAGGGCTCGTCAAGCTCTACCCCAAGCGGGGCGCGCTGATCCGCCCGGTCTCCGCCCGCGAGGTCACCGACGTGATCGAGGCACGGCGGCTGGTCGAGCTGCACGCGGCCGAGCGGGTCTGGCCCCGGCGGCGGGAGCTGCGGGACCACCTCGCCGCCCGGCTGGCCGAGATGCGCGCCGCGCACGCCGCCGGCGACCTGACCGCGCTGATGGAGGCCGACCGGGCGTTCCACGCCACAGTGGTCGACGCGGCCGGCAACGAGATCCTCGCCGAGCTGTACCAGCGGCTGCGCGACCGGCAACTGCGGATGGGAGAGGCCAGCTTCCGGCTCTCGCCCGGCTGGGCCGAGACCGCGCTGGCCGAGCACGCCGACCAGCTGGCCGCGCTCGACTCCGACGACCCGCGGCGCTGGCTCGCCGCCGTCGCCGCGCACATCGACAAGGCCGCGCACGTGCTGCGGGCGCTGCGGTGA
- a CDS encoding ABC transporter ATP-binding protein: MATSAVRTHHLTKRYGTLLALDGLDLTVSAGEVFGFLGPNGAGKSTTIRLLLGLARPTAGRAWIFDVEAGDVAAHRSLAYVPADVALWPQLTGAEILELLAATGPGVDRAYRDELVERFALDVSKPARAYSTGNRQKVALVAAFATRAPLLVLDEPTSGLDPLMEQEFRRAVTVARDRGQTTFLCSHQLAEVEAVCDRVAILRAGRLVDVATVGDLRRLHRTEVTARFTGPAPDLSDVAGVGSVARDGGTLSFSLNGPPAPALRALAAADVTALTVREPSLEEIFLDYYGEADR; encoded by the coding sequence GTGGCCACATCCGCCGTTCGCACCCACCACCTGACCAAGCGCTACGGGACGCTGCTGGCCCTCGACGGGTTGGACCTGACCGTTTCGGCCGGCGAGGTGTTCGGTTTCCTCGGCCCGAACGGGGCCGGGAAGTCCACCACCATCCGGCTGCTGCTCGGCCTGGCCCGGCCCACCGCCGGCCGGGCGTGGATCTTCGACGTCGAGGCCGGCGACGTCGCCGCCCACCGGTCGCTGGCGTACGTGCCGGCCGACGTGGCCCTGTGGCCGCAGCTCACCGGCGCGGAGATCCTCGAGTTGCTGGCCGCCACCGGGCCGGGCGTCGACCGCGCCTACCGCGACGAACTGGTGGAGAGGTTCGCCCTCGACGTGTCCAAGCCGGCCCGCGCCTACTCGACCGGCAACCGGCAGAAGGTCGCGTTGGTCGCCGCGTTCGCCACCCGCGCGCCCCTGCTCGTCCTCGACGAGCCCACCAGCGGGCTCGACCCGTTGATGGAACAGGAGTTCCGCCGCGCTGTCACGGTCGCCCGGGACCGTGGCCAGACGACGTTCCTCTGCTCCCATCAACTGGCCGAGGTCGAGGCCGTCTGCGACCGGGTGGCGATCCTGCGCGCCGGCCGGCTCGTCGACGTCGCCACCGTCGGCGACCTGCGCCGCCTGCACCGCACGGAGGTGACCGCCCGGTTCACCGGCCCCGCGCCCGACCTGTCCGACGTGGCGGGGGTCGGCAGCGTCGCGCGGGACGGCGGGACGCTGAGCTTCTCCCTGAACGGGCCACCCGCGCCGGCGCTGCGCGCCCTCGCCGCCGCCGACGTCACCGCCCTCACCGTCCGGGAACCCAGCCTCGAGGAGATCTTCCTCGACTACTACGGCGAGGCCGACCGATGA
- a CDS encoding carbohydrate ABC transporter permease: MLTPYLVGLVGLVLLPAAVTLALAFTEYDLLRPPRWVGLDNLVALADDPVFRVSLTNSLVFALVAVPLRVLLALGLALLLHRRAVGVGSARSAAVLPTAVPEIAYGLLWLWLLNPLYGPINQVLRTGGENGLTALGRTPPQWLTDPTDARAAMILMSLFTMGETFVVLLAARRALPRDVYEMAAIEDATGWDVFRRITLPLMAPVLGLLAVRDAVQSLHFTFVPAFVVTDGGPPPYATTYLSLFVYRTGFEYLRYGYAAAATLVMILLTVAAVLVQWRLIRRYRAFYRL; this comes from the coding sequence ATGCTGACGCCGTACCTCGTCGGCCTCGTCGGGCTGGTGCTGCTGCCCGCCGCGGTCACCCTGGCGCTGGCCTTCACCGAGTACGACCTGCTGCGCCCGCCGCGCTGGGTGGGGCTGGACAACCTCGTCGCGCTGGCCGACGACCCGGTTTTCCGGGTGTCGCTGACCAACTCGCTGGTCTTCGCGCTGGTGGCCGTACCGCTGCGGGTGCTCCTCGCCCTCGGCCTGGCGCTGCTGCTGCACCGCCGGGCGGTCGGCGTCGGCAGCGCCCGCAGCGCGGCGGTGCTGCCGACCGCGGTGCCCGAGATCGCCTACGGGCTGCTCTGGCTGTGGCTGCTCAACCCGCTCTACGGCCCGATCAACCAGGTGCTGCGCACCGGCGGGGAGAACGGCCTGACCGCGCTGGGCCGCACCCCGCCGCAGTGGCTCACCGACCCGACCGACGCCCGCGCCGCGATGATCCTGATGAGCCTGTTCACCATGGGGGAGACCTTCGTGGTGCTGCTGGCGGCCCGCCGCGCGCTGCCCCGCGACGTCTACGAGATGGCCGCGATCGAGGACGCCACCGGCTGGGACGTGTTCCGCCGGATCACGCTGCCGCTGATGGCGCCGGTGCTCGGGCTGCTGGCGGTGCGCGACGCCGTCCAGAGCCTGCACTTCACCTTCGTGCCGGCCTTCGTGGTCACCGACGGCGGCCCGCCCCCGTACGCCACCACCTACCTGTCGCTGTTCGTCTACCGCACCGGCTTCGAGTACCTGCGCTACGGCTACGCCGCCGCCGCGACCCTGGTGATGATCCTGCTGACCGTGGCGGCGGTGCTGGTGCAGTGGCGGCTGATCCGCCGCTACCGCGCGTTCTACCGGCTGTAG
- a CDS encoding alpha/beta fold hydrolase encodes MSVVPQRTVRPPAPSSATSVRSGSSPSVSIRKIRGVSPQWREDLLGEVERLDIPTFVVWGDRDLILPATHLDAARARLPSARTHLFRDCGHMPQIECADEFHRMLVDFWSTAGAAAGDASADGGAGPAATRPAVAEAG; translated from the coding sequence GTGTCCGTCGTGCCCCAGCGCACCGTCAGGCCGCCGGCGCCGTCGTCGGCCACCTCGGTGCGCAGCGGCAGCTCGCCCTCCGTCTCCATCCGGAAGATCCGGGGCGTCAGCCCACAGTGGCGGGAGGACCTGCTGGGCGAGGTGGAACGCCTCGACATCCCCACCTTCGTCGTCTGGGGCGACAGGGACCTCATCCTCCCGGCGACGCACCTGGACGCCGCCCGGGCCCGCCTGCCCAGTGCCCGCACCCACCTGTTCCGCGACTGCGGGCACATGCCGCAGATCGAGTGCGCCGACGAGTTCCACCGCATGCTCGTCGACTTCTGGTCGACGGCGGGGGCCGCCGCCGGCGACGCGTCGGCGGACGGCGGCGCCGGGCCCGCCGCGACCCGGCCGGCGGTAGCGGAGGCCGGTTGA
- a CDS encoding RtcB family protein — MELVEESPYRFRIDRHDPMRVPGVVFASRSLLPDAGADKSLEQVANVATLPGIVDASYAMPDVHWGYGFPIGGVAATDVAHGGVVSPGGVGFDISCGVRLLAADVDRDGLRPRLDALMDGLGEATPRGMGKGAVWHLSSRKELDAVLRGGSRYAVERGFGVERDLHRCEDHGAVGDADPAQVGERAIERGARQVGSLGSGNHFLEVQAVEEVYDEATATAFGLRPGQVCVMIHCGSRGLGHQICTDHVRAMEKVMARHGIHVPDRQLACAPVSSHEGRAYLGAMAAAANYARANRQLLADAARKVFARVTGSRLDLVYDISHNLAKIEEHEVDGERRALCVHRKGATRALPPGHADLPDDLRDVGQPVLIPGSMGTGSYVLTGVPGAPAFASTCHGAGRVQSRKQAVKAERGLDPRGQLEARDIAVRGASRRGLAEEMPSAYKDVSAVVAAAEGAGLCRKVARLVPLGVVKG, encoded by the coding sequence ATGGAGCTGGTCGAGGAGTCGCCGTACCGCTTCCGGATCGACCGGCACGACCCGATGCGGGTGCCGGGAGTGGTGTTCGCGTCCCGGTCGCTGCTGCCCGACGCCGGCGCGGACAAGTCGCTGGAGCAGGTGGCGAACGTCGCCACGCTGCCCGGCATCGTCGACGCCTCGTACGCCATGCCCGACGTGCACTGGGGCTACGGCTTCCCGATCGGCGGCGTGGCCGCCACCGACGTCGCGCACGGCGGCGTCGTCTCGCCCGGCGGGGTGGGCTTCGACATCTCCTGCGGCGTCCGGCTGCTCGCCGCCGACGTCGACCGCGACGGGCTGCGACCCCGCCTCGACGCGCTGATGGACGGGCTGGGCGAGGCCACCCCGCGCGGGATGGGCAAGGGCGCGGTGTGGCACCTGTCCTCGCGCAAGGAACTCGACGCGGTGCTGCGCGGCGGCTCCCGGTACGCGGTCGAGCGCGGTTTCGGCGTCGAGCGGGACCTGCACCGCTGCGAGGACCACGGCGCGGTCGGCGACGCCGACCCGGCGCAGGTCGGCGAGCGGGCGATCGAGCGCGGCGCGCGCCAGGTCGGCAGCCTCGGCTCCGGGAACCACTTCCTGGAGGTGCAGGCCGTCGAGGAGGTGTACGACGAGGCGACCGCGACCGCCTTCGGGCTGCGTCCCGGGCAGGTCTGCGTGATGATCCACTGCGGGTCGCGGGGGCTGGGCCACCAGATCTGCACCGACCACGTCCGCGCGATGGAGAAGGTGATGGCCCGGCACGGCATCCACGTGCCGGACCGGCAGCTCGCCTGCGCCCCGGTCTCCTCCCACGAGGGCCGCGCCTACCTGGGCGCGATGGCCGCCGCCGCCAACTACGCCCGCGCCAACCGGCAACTGCTGGCCGACGCCGCCCGGAAGGTCTTCGCCCGGGTGACCGGCAGCCGGCTGGACCTGGTCTACGACATCTCGCACAACCTCGCCAAGATCGAGGAGCACGAGGTCGACGGCGAGCGCCGTGCGCTCTGCGTGCACCGCAAGGGCGCCACCCGCGCGCTGCCGCCGGGCCACGCCGACCTCCCCGACGACCTGCGCGACGTGGGTCAGCCGGTGCTCATCCCCGGTTCCATGGGCACCGGCTCGTACGTGCTCACCGGCGTGCCGGGCGCGCCGGCGTTCGCCTCCACCTGCCACGGCGCCGGGCGGGTGCAGAGCCGCAAGCAGGCGGTGAAGGCCGAGCGCGGCCTGGACCCGCGCGGCCAACTGGAGGCGCGGGACATCGCGGTGCGCGGCGCGTCCCGGCGCGGCCTGGCCGAGGAGATGCCGTCGGCCTACAAGGACGTCTCGGCGGTGGTGGCGGCGGCCGAGGGCGCCGGGCTGTGCCGGAAGGTGGCCCGGCTGGTGCCGCTCGGCGTGGTGAAGGGCTGA